A genomic region of Pyrus communis chromosome 14, drPyrComm1.1, whole genome shotgun sequence contains the following coding sequences:
- the LOC137716428 gene encoding uncharacterized protein: MEGVSTSVCKVLRGYWRRGRGYEKLSGSGRRHKNRTELGSIRKRRVCRIRIKIAPKLSFLRRIPSPKNLLVWLRDAYVKLMLGFANSQVFSTGYGGSVCDYGVGSFGKRPVKEYDEKMIIEIYKSLMLAQGQLVPREAPKLGSEIIHHRQ, encoded by the coding sequence ATGGAAGGTGTCTCTACAAGCGTTTGCAAGGTTTTGAGAGGCTACTGGAGGAGGGGGAGAGGCTACGAGAAGCTAAGTGGGTCGGGTCGACGGCACAAGAACCGGACGGAGCTGGGTTCGATCCGTAAAAGGCGCGTATGTCGGATCCGGATCAAAATCGCTCCGAAGCTGAGCTTCCTCAGAAGAATCCCTTCGCCCAAGAATTTGTTGGTGTGGCTACGGGACGCCTATGTCAAGCTGATGCTGGGATTCGCTAACTCGCAGGTCTTTAGTACCGGCTACGGTGGGTCCGTCTGCGACTACGGGGTCGGCTCCTTTGGAAAGCGTCCAGTTAAGGAGTATGATGAGAAAATGATCATCGAGATCTACAAGTCCCTGATGCTGGCGCAAGGTCAATTGGTGCCCCGCGAAGCACCCAAGCTCGGCTCAGAAATCATTCACCACCGGCAGTAA